A DNA window from Nitrospira sp. contains the following coding sequences:
- a CDS encoding putative low-affinity inorganic phosphate transporter (Evidence 3 : Putative function from multiple computational evidences; MaGe:77309171) — translation MPDLTGMLLVTVVLALLFDFSNGWHDSANAVATVVSTRVLSPLAAVMWAGVLNIAGAFFSTAVAKMIGGGIVFPEAITSVVVAAALAGAILWNLVTLSLGLPTSSSHALIGGLVGSAVAHGGWSVVQFKGLRAILEAMILSPFFGFSMGLLVMVAVSWSFFKVPRGIAQKVFSRLQLFSASFMAFSHGSNDAQKAMGIITLALVASGQLTSPEVPTWVIVACALAMGGGTMVGGWKIMKTLGMRIVKLEPVHGFAAETGAASVLLFTAHFGLPVSTTHTITSAILGVGATKRLSAVRWGVTTKIFSAWIFTMPGAGALGALVYWILSSMV, via the coding sequence ATGCCTGATTTAACCGGAATGCTGTTAGTGACCGTCGTGCTGGCGCTGCTGTTCGACTTTTCGAACGGCTGGCACGACAGCGCCAATGCCGTGGCGACCGTCGTGTCGACCCGTGTCCTCAGCCCTTTGGCCGCCGTGATGTGGGCCGGTGTGCTCAATATTGCCGGGGCGTTTTTTTCCACGGCTGTCGCAAAAATGATTGGAGGCGGCATCGTCTTTCCCGAAGCCATCACAAGTGTGGTGGTGGCGGCGGCGCTGGCCGGCGCGATCTTGTGGAACCTGGTGACGCTGAGTCTGGGATTGCCGACAAGTTCCTCGCATGCGTTGATCGGTGGGCTGGTTGGCTCAGCGGTGGCGCATGGAGGCTGGTCGGTCGTGCAGTTCAAGGGGCTGCGGGCGATTCTTGAAGCGATGATTCTCTCCCCATTCTTCGGGTTTTCGATGGGGCTGCTGGTGATGGTGGCGGTCAGCTGGTCCTTCTTCAAGGTGCCGCGAGGCATCGCGCAGAAAGTCTTCAGCCGGTTGCAGCTGTTCTCGGCCAGTTTTATGGCATTCAGCCATGGGTCGAACGACGCGCAAAAGGCGATGGGGATTATCACGCTGGCGCTGGTGGCCTCCGGTCAGCTGACGTCTCCCGAAGTGCCGACCTGGGTGATTGTGGCCTGCGCGCTCGCCATGGGGGGAGGCACCATGGTTGGAGGCTGGAAGATCATGAAGACGCTCGGGATGCGCATTGTGAAGCTGGAACCGGTGCATGGGTTTGCCGCCGAAACCGGCGCGGCCAGCGTACTTTTGTTCACGGCGCATTTCGGGCTTCCTGTCAGCACCACGCACACGATTACGTCGGCGATTCTCGGCGTCGGGGCGACCAAGCGCCTGTCGGCGGTGCGGTGGGGAGTGACGACGAAGATTTTCTCCGCCTGGATTTTCACGATGCCAGGGGCGGGCGCGCTGGGCGCGCTGGTTTATTGGATTTTGTCATCCATGGTGTGA
- a CDS encoding Phosphate transport regulator (distant -like of PhoU) (MaGe:77309172) gives MFSLIPKEEAFFEMFKKAAHNMIEGSRLLKVMMEQFQDPAVQAKQIKDVEHIGDGITHDIATKLNQTFITPIDREDIHDLASALDDILDAVEAVADRFVLYKLTKPTESAIRLADILYQASVAVGRAVDRVGQSHAQINECSVQVNSLENEADRVSRDAISGLFEKETDPIAVIKWKEIYETFEEGTDRCEDVANILERIVLKHN, from the coding sequence ATGTTTAGTCTCATTCCAAAAGAAGAAGCCTTTTTCGAGATGTTCAAGAAGGCGGCTCACAATATGATCGAGGGCAGCCGCCTACTCAAAGTCATGATGGAGCAGTTTCAGGATCCGGCGGTGCAGGCCAAGCAGATCAAGGATGTCGAACATATCGGCGACGGCATTACGCATGACATTGCCACGAAGCTCAATCAGACGTTTATTACGCCGATCGATCGTGAGGATATTCACGATCTGGCCAGCGCGCTGGACGACATTCTCGATGCGGTTGAAGCCGTTGCCGACCGGTTTGTCCTCTATAAGCTCACCAAGCCGACCGAGTCGGCGATTCGTCTGGCCGATATTCTGTATCAGGCGTCCGTCGCCGTCGGGCGGGCGGTCGATCGCGTGGGGCAGTCTCATGCGCAGATCAACGAATGCAGCGTGCAGGTCAACAGCCTGGAGAATGAAGCCGACCGGGTGTCGCGCGATGCGATCTCCGGCCTCTTCGAAAAAGAAACCGATCCGATTGCCGTCATTAAATGGAAAGAGATTTACGAAACGTTCGAGGAGGGGACCGATCGGTGCGAAGACGTGGCGAATATTCTCGAGCGGATTGTGCTGAAGCATAACTAA
- a CDS encoding 3-oxoacyl-[acyl-carrier-protein] synthase 3 (MaGe:77309173), producing MTMNRMRVIGTGSYLPERIVSNEDVAGPLGILPATIERLTGIRERRWAAEGQASSDLAVEASRQALQAAGCEATEIDAIILSTTSPDMAFPSTACLVQRELGCRGVAAFDVSASCSGFLYGLSMANAMILSGQAKTCLVAAAEVKSRFLDPADAATAVLFGDGAGAVVVRGEEARRPDGRGVLRIRLHSDGSKHDLIRVPAGGSRTPASAETVAHREHVLRMRGASLFRTAVRRVEQAVQDILKECGIRSDDLAQVVLHQANGRILSNVATRLGIAADRLTSVIDRYGNTSSASLPIALDAAVRAGKIRADDLVLLGSFGGGLTWATGLVRW from the coding sequence ATGACCATGAACCGAATGCGTGTAATAGGGACCGGCAGTTATTTGCCCGAACGAATCGTCTCGAATGAGGATGTTGCAGGGCCGCTGGGGATATTGCCGGCCACGATTGAACGATTGACCGGCATCCGTGAGCGGCGGTGGGCGGCAGAGGGGCAGGCTTCTTCCGATTTGGCGGTAGAGGCGAGTCGTCAGGCTCTTCAGGCCGCCGGGTGCGAGGCAACGGAGATCGACGCGATTATCCTGTCCACCACGTCGCCGGATATGGCGTTCCCTTCCACCGCCTGTTTGGTCCAGCGCGAATTAGGATGCCGTGGTGTGGCGGCCTTCGATGTGTCCGCGTCCTGCTCGGGGTTTCTCTATGGGCTGTCGATGGCCAATGCCATGATTCTGAGCGGGCAGGCGAAGACCTGCCTGGTTGCGGCCGCTGAGGTGAAGTCGAGATTCTTAGATCCTGCCGATGCGGCGACGGCGGTCTTGTTCGGTGACGGGGCCGGGGCGGTCGTGGTGCGAGGCGAAGAGGCCCGGAGACCGGATGGGCGCGGCGTACTCAGAATTCGGCTCCATTCGGATGGGTCGAAGCACGATTTGATTCGCGTGCCTGCCGGAGGATCGCGGACGCCGGCGTCGGCGGAGACTGTGGCGCATCGTGAGCATGTGTTGCGGATGCGGGGCGCGTCGTTATTTCGCACCGCGGTCAGACGGGTCGAGCAAGCCGTGCAGGACATCCTCAAAGAGTGCGGGATCCGGAGCGATGATCTCGCTCAAGTGGTGCTGCACCAAGCCAACGGCCGGATTCTCTCGAACGTGGCGACCCGCCTGGGTATTGCTGCCGACCGGCTGACCTCGGTGATCGACCGGTACGGAAACACCTCTTCTGCCTCGCTGCCGATTGCGCTGGATGCGGCGGTGCGGGCGGGGAAAATTCGAGCCGACGATCTAGTGCTGTTAGGAAGCTTCGGCGGCGGGTTGACCTGGGCGACGGGGTTAGTGCGATGGTGA
- a CDS encoding Outer membrane protein assembly factor BamD (MaGe:77309174), with product MKKIDQLPRLRKHLQHLIGVSTGSLLLLSLLAVGCASKPKEPAVAGGKAIGGTDEQIFLGDTIEKNYDPNVIMKRGEAFFEKEEYAEALVEYNHFLDLHKTHVLAPYAAFRIGEAHFKMAKSVDRDPDPLNKAIAALERMRKDFPGSRYDAQAQQTIQECHDWLAQVHLLVGQFYYRRESYLAAAHRFEQIMKIYPDKPVAPDALYFLALSYHELGADDWAADNLTMLAEKYPTSKVAADGRALMAKLGNKKPDTMIAKDSSATPFSDARPYVAPSDGAARPDSPNASSTFSTLKLPSANALGQSFTACRLGAWC from the coding sequence ATGAAGAAAATCGACCAGTTGCCACGCCTCAGGAAACATCTTCAGCATCTGATCGGCGTGTCGACGGGCAGCCTGCTGCTCCTCTCATTGCTGGCGGTCGGATGCGCCAGCAAGCCTAAAGAGCCGGCCGTTGCGGGCGGCAAGGCGATCGGGGGCACCGACGAGCAAATCTTCCTCGGCGACACGATCGAAAAAAACTACGACCCGAATGTCATCATGAAGCGCGGCGAAGCCTTCTTCGAGAAGGAGGAATATGCCGAAGCGCTGGTCGAGTACAACCATTTTCTCGACCTCCATAAGACCCATGTGCTGGCTCCCTATGCCGCCTTCCGAATCGGCGAGGCCCATTTCAAAATGGCCAAGTCCGTCGACCGGGACCCGGACCCGCTGAATAAGGCCATCGCGGCGCTGGAGCGCATGCGCAAAGACTTTCCGGGAAGCCGGTACGATGCCCAAGCGCAACAAACGATCCAGGAATGCCATGATTGGCTGGCTCAGGTGCATCTGCTTGTCGGACAGTTTTATTATCGTCGCGAGTCGTACCTGGCCGCCGCTCACCGCTTTGAGCAGATCATGAAGATCTACCCGGACAAACCCGTGGCTCCCGACGCCCTCTATTTCCTGGCATTGAGTTACCATGAACTAGGCGCGGACGATTGGGCCGCCGACAACCTGACCATGCTGGCCGAAAAATATCCAACCAGCAAAGTGGCGGCCGACGGACGAGCGCTGATGGCCAAGCTTGGCAACAAAAAGCCGGACACGATGATTGCTAAAGACTCGAGTGCCACCCCGTTTTCGGATGCTCGCCCGTATGTCGCCCCGAGCGACGGCGCAGCACGTCCAGACTCCCCGAACGCATCCTCCACATTCAGCACACTCAAACTACCCTCGGCCAATGCCCTCGGCCAATCCTTCACCGCCTGCCGTCTCGGTGCCTGGTGCTAA
- a CDS encoding Cytochrome c-type biogenesis protein CcdA (DsbD -like) (MaGe:77309175), translating into MMQSIPQISLLAAFSAGLLSFVSPCVLPLVPSYISYITGLSVEQLTDASERNKFKSAIILNALLFIGGFSTVFIAFGASASFLGQVLITYQDHIRRIGGVMIIVFGLYLLGILNLNFLKVEHRYQFRNRPAGYLGSFFIGVAFAAGWTPCVGPVLGTILLYASTTDSLWNGVVLLACYSLGLGLPLFLTALGVDRFLAYFKEVRAYLWGVSTVSGVLLIVVGVMIYANSLTMVTSFLERYGIGWYLSQ; encoded by the coding sequence ATGATGCAATCCATTCCACAGATTTCTTTGCTCGCCGCGTTTTCCGCCGGCCTGTTGTCTTTCGTATCGCCCTGCGTGCTGCCGCTGGTCCCGTCGTATATTTCCTACATCACCGGGCTCTCGGTCGAGCAACTGACAGATGCGAGTGAGCGGAATAAATTCAAATCCGCCATCATCCTCAATGCGCTCTTGTTCATCGGTGGGTTTTCGACGGTCTTCATCGCATTCGGCGCCTCTGCCAGCTTTCTCGGACAAGTTTTGATCACGTATCAAGATCACATCCGCCGCATCGGCGGCGTGATGATCATCGTGTTCGGCCTCTACCTGCTCGGGATTCTGAATCTCAACTTCTTGAAGGTGGAACACCGGTATCAGTTCCGCAATCGTCCAGCTGGCTATTTAGGGTCGTTCTTCATCGGCGTCGCGTTTGCTGCCGGATGGACGCCCTGCGTCGGCCCGGTGCTGGGCACGATTCTGCTGTACGCCAGCACGACCGATTCGCTTTGGAATGGGGTGGTCTTGCTGGCCTGCTATTCCTTGGGGTTGGGGTTGCCATTGTTTCTCACGGCGCTGGGAGTCGATCGATTCTTGGCCTATTTCAAAGAAGTGCGGGCGTATCTGTGGGGTGTGTCGACCGTGAGCGGGGTGTTGCTCATTGTCGTCGGCGTCATGATCTACGCGAATTCACTCACGATGGTCACCAGCTTTCTTGAACGATACGGCATCGGCTGGTATCTCAGCCAGTAG
- a CDS encoding Thiol:disulfide oxidoreductase related to ResA (MaGe:77309176), with product MMRVLSALLFIGLGVVNVSSGASAWTGHEGNPSAMPAAERGVVKVGEEAPNFQLRDLNGNTVSLSQLRGKVVLVNFWATWCGPCRIEMPAMEQLYRSYSRKDFEILAVSTDPQGAAVTRPFQQEMGFTFPILHDAEYRIGLMYGARSLPMTFMVDRNGIVRQKVPGARDWGGPDARALIQALMKS from the coding sequence ATGATGCGAGTATTATCGGCGCTGCTCTTCATCGGACTGGGTGTTGTGAACGTGTCGAGCGGGGCTTCTGCCTGGACAGGCCATGAAGGCAATCCTTCCGCAATGCCTGCGGCCGAGCGTGGCGTCGTCAAGGTCGGCGAAGAAGCGCCGAACTTTCAACTGCGGGATTTGAACGGGAACACGGTCTCGCTCTCGCAGCTGCGCGGGAAAGTGGTGTTGGTCAATTTCTGGGCAACCTGGTGCGGCCCCTGCCGGATCGAGATGCCGGCCATGGAACAGCTGTACCGGAGTTACTCCAGAAAAGACTTTGAAATTCTTGCCGTCTCCACCGATCCGCAGGGCGCGGCGGTGACTCGTCCCTTTCAGCAGGAAATGGGATTCACGTTTCCGATTCTGCACGATGCCGAATATCGCATCGGTCTAATGTACGGCGCGCGAAGCCTGCCGATGACGTTCATGGTCGACCGCAACGGCATTGTTCGTCAGAAAGTGCCGGGTGCTCGTGACTGGGGCGGCCCCGATGCGCGGGCATTAATTCAGGCGCTGATGAAATCCTGA
- a CDS encoding TlpA family protein disulfide reductase (MaGe:77309177), producing MEGQPKGGSRLFILIAGAVVLAVTFVIVWMQSSKYEPLVVGKPAPDFSLTDLNDKPHRLSDFRGKVVFLNFWATWCAPCREEMPSMEVLNKSFEKDGLVVLAVSIDRVTTTKDIPPFVKSLNLTFPVLIDSWGVTDKPYKRLGVPETFIIDQQGIVREIIIGPKDWTRIDNLKTLATLLNVTPVPAVPQDRGTMKLGIREGAL from the coding sequence ATGGAAGGCCAGCCGAAGGGCGGCTCGCGTCTGTTCATTCTGATTGCCGGGGCGGTTGTGCTTGCGGTGACGTTTGTCATTGTCTGGATGCAGAGCTCGAAGTACGAGCCGCTAGTGGTGGGCAAGCCTGCGCCGGATTTTTCCCTGACCGATTTGAATGACAAGCCCCACCGGCTTTCGGATTTTCGCGGGAAAGTCGTGTTCTTGAATTTCTGGGCCACGTGGTGCGCTCCATGCCGGGAAGAAATGCCCTCCATGGAAGTGCTGAATAAGAGTTTTGAGAAAGACGGGTTGGTGGTGCTTGCCGTGAGTATCGACCGGGTGACGACGACGAAGGATATTCCTCCGTTTGTGAAAAGTCTCAATTTGACCTTTCCCGTGCTCATCGATTCATGGGGCGTTACGGACAAGCCCTATAAACGGCTGGGCGTGCCGGAAACCTTCATTATCGATCAGCAGGGGATTGTGCGGGAGATTATCATCGGGCCGAAGGATTGGACGAGGATCGACAACCTCAAGACGCTCGCGACGTTGCTGAATGTGACCCCCGTTCCCGCAGTGCCCCAGGACCGTGGTACGATGAAGCTGGGGATTCGCGAGGGGGCATTATGA
- a CDS encoding Cytochrome c biogenesis protein CcsA (MaGe:77309178), which produces MMKSLFLFDMTFWLYLAALALYIGYLFARRPAMALAPAGHLPENFDERDGAWATQLGQVATLVTIFGWMLNTGALLTRAFERMEHSGTFAPWSNQFEAMAYVSWAIILGYVLLEMRYKIKAVGAFVVGIGFIAMGAASLLPYRYQTAEPLVPALNSYWIYIHVSVTLTSYAAFAMAGGLGVMYLFKERAERLGKTTGFYAAFPDLETIDELGYKAITVGFPLLAFGIILGAMWANYAWGGYWSWDPKETWSLIVWLIYGAYIHARMTRGWEGHKAAIYAVFGFLMVIFCFWGVNFLLSGLHAYA; this is translated from the coding sequence ATGATGAAATCGTTGTTTCTGTTCGATATGACGTTCTGGCTGTATCTGGCCGCCTTGGCGCTCTACATCGGTTACTTGTTTGCGCGCCGGCCGGCGATGGCGCTCGCTCCAGCGGGGCATCTCCCCGAGAATTTCGATGAACGCGACGGCGCCTGGGCAACCCAGCTTGGGCAGGTTGCGACGTTGGTCACCATTTTCGGGTGGATGCTGAACACCGGCGCGCTGTTGACCCGGGCATTCGAGCGGATGGAACATTCCGGCACCTTCGCGCCCTGGTCGAATCAATTTGAAGCGATGGCCTATGTCTCCTGGGCGATTATCCTTGGCTACGTGCTGCTGGAGATGCGGTACAAGATCAAGGCGGTCGGAGCCTTTGTCGTCGGAATCGGGTTCATCGCGATGGGAGCGGCGTCGCTCCTGCCCTATCGTTACCAGACAGCGGAGCCGCTGGTGCCAGCGCTCAACAGCTATTGGATCTACATTCACGTCTCTGTGACGCTGACGAGCTATGCGGCATTTGCTATGGCTGGCGGATTAGGCGTGATGTATCTTTTCAAGGAGCGGGCCGAGCGCTTGGGGAAAACGACCGGCTTCTATGCCGCATTTCCCGATCTCGAAACCATCGATGAATTAGGGTACAAAGCCATCACCGTCGGATTTCCTTTGCTGGCCTTCGGGATCATTCTTGGCGCCATGTGGGCGAATTATGCGTGGGGTGGCTATTGGAGTTGGGATCCCAAGGAAACCTGGTCGCTGATTGTGTGGCTGATTTATGGTGCGTACATTCATGCTCGAATGACGCGCGGATGGGAAGGCCATAAGGCGGCCATCTACGCGGTGTTCGGGTTCTTGATGGTTATTTTCTGTTTTTGGGGAGTGAATTTCTTGCTTTCCGGCTTGCACGCTTACGCATAG
- a CDS encoding Cytochrome c-type biogenesis protein Ccs1/ResB (MaGe:77309179), whose amino-acid sequence MNSQPDVSPKEPVLRPSTPGLGWDEFSKELVEFFASVKLAIFLFLFIAITATIGTVIQQGERAEVYVQEYGENAYRWFLRLGFTDVYHTWWFTSLLGLLCVNSLTCFYKRFPSVWRSMKQDKVGVTMAFIKNLKQQAEIPLDNTKEAVAQQLVHHFVTKGYRVLAKNDPGEVTVYATKGVMGRVGAHMAHLSATVIILGGLIGTYYGFQEFGVCLEGQTYHIPRGNFDLKIDKFWIDYHENGSVKSYNSTLTVVDGGQSVVTKTISVNDPLVYKGIWFYQSSYGDAWDQVEVARVNIKDKGTDKIVKTVDLEWQKEQALPDLNVKLSITDFVADFAFNSTEKKVYSKTIEHANPAVKLVINERDSVQATPWLFQQFPDLFNIKDSKYQFELVGYKPRKFTGLQIAKNPGINIVWTGCTMIVVGITLSSFIFHRRLWAKIVPGPTGVTVHLGGTTHKSQIDFQKEFRKLTEKIQTFKA is encoded by the coding sequence ATGAACAGCCAACCAGACGTTTCCCCCAAAGAGCCAGTTCTCCGTCCATCGACTCCCGGTCTTGGCTGGGACGAATTCTCGAAAGAACTCGTCGAGTTCTTTGCATCCGTCAAACTCGCCATCTTCCTCTTCCTATTCATTGCAATCACCGCGACGATTGGGACGGTGATCCAGCAAGGGGAACGGGCGGAAGTCTATGTGCAGGAGTATGGGGAGAATGCCTATCGGTGGTTTCTTCGCCTGGGGTTCACCGATGTCTATCATACCTGGTGGTTTACTAGTCTGCTTGGGCTGCTCTGCGTCAACTCATTGACCTGTTTTTATAAACGGTTCCCCTCCGTCTGGCGGTCCATGAAGCAGGATAAGGTGGGCGTCACGATGGCGTTCATCAAGAACCTCAAGCAGCAGGCGGAGATCCCCCTCGATAATACCAAGGAGGCGGTGGCGCAGCAGTTGGTGCATCATTTTGTGACGAAGGGCTACCGTGTTCTCGCTAAGAACGATCCGGGAGAAGTGACTGTCTACGCGACTAAAGGGGTGATGGGGCGCGTCGGCGCCCACATGGCTCACTTGAGTGCGACGGTCATTATTCTTGGTGGGTTGATCGGGACGTACTATGGGTTCCAGGAATTCGGCGTGTGCTTGGAAGGCCAGACCTATCACATCCCTCGCGGCAACTTCGATTTGAAGATCGATAAGTTTTGGATCGACTACCATGAGAACGGGTCGGTCAAATCCTACAACAGCACCTTGACGGTGGTGGACGGCGGGCAGTCAGTGGTGACCAAGACGATTTCAGTGAACGATCCACTAGTCTATAAGGGTATCTGGTTTTATCAATCCAGCTATGGAGACGCATGGGATCAGGTCGAAGTCGCACGGGTGAACATTAAGGACAAGGGAACCGACAAGATTGTAAAGACGGTCGATCTCGAGTGGCAGAAAGAGCAGGCGCTGCCCGATCTCAATGTGAAACTGTCGATCACAGATTTCGTCGCGGATTTCGCCTTCAATTCCACAGAGAAGAAGGTCTATTCCAAGACCATCGAGCATGCGAATCCCGCGGTGAAACTAGTCATCAACGAGCGGGATTCTGTGCAGGCCACTCCCTGGCTCTTTCAGCAATTCCCGGATCTCTTCAATATTAAAGACTCCAAGTATCAATTCGAGTTGGTCGGGTATAAGCCGAGGAAGTTCACGGGGCTTCAGATCGCGAAGAATCCCGGGATCAATATTGTGTGGACCGGCTGCACGATGATCGTGGTGGGGATTACCCTGTCGTCGTTCATCTTCCATCGCCGCCTGTGGGCCAAGATTGTGCCAGGGCCGACAGGGGTGACGGTCCATCTCGGCGGGACGACGCACAAGAGTCAGATCGATTTTCAAAAGGAATTCAGAAAGCTGACGGAGAAAATCCAGACCTTCAAGGCCTGA
- a CDS encoding Adenosylhomocysteinase (MaGe:77309181) — MDYDVKDIKLADAGKLKIEWAEATMPVLRLIRKRFKRQQPLKGVRVTACLHVTTETANLAITLKAGGADVRLCASNPLSTQDEIAAALVQHEGIPTFAIKGEDNATYYRHIESAIAHRPHLSMDDGADVVSHLHSKRKDLLRNIIGGTEETTTGVIRLRSMAEKKVLKFPVISVNDADTKHMFDNRYGTGQSTMDGIIRATNRLICGSVFVVAGYGWCGRGIAMRAKGMGADVIVTEVDPLKALEAVMDGYRVMPMEEAAPIGDFFVTVTGNLKVIRGEHFAKMKDGAIVCNSGHFNVELDIPALEKLAKKRKVVRDGVEQFTYKNGNRVSLLGEGRLVNLATAEGHPSSVMDMSFANQALAAEYIVKNYKMLEKKVYPVPAIIDKEISRLKLAGMGVNIDKLTKEQEKYLASWEMGT, encoded by the coding sequence GTGGATTACGATGTGAAAGATATTAAGCTGGCGGACGCGGGCAAGTTAAAGATCGAATGGGCCGAAGCCACCATGCCGGTGCTGCGGCTCATCCGAAAGCGATTCAAGCGGCAACAGCCGCTCAAGGGCGTGCGAGTCACCGCCTGCCTTCACGTCACCACGGAAACCGCCAATCTGGCCATCACGCTGAAGGCCGGCGGAGCCGATGTGCGCCTCTGCGCCTCAAACCCCCTCAGCACGCAGGATGAAATCGCCGCCGCCCTCGTCCAGCACGAAGGCATCCCGACCTTCGCCATCAAGGGCGAGGACAACGCGACATACTATCGCCATATCGAGTCCGCCATCGCCCATCGCCCGCATCTTTCCATGGACGACGGCGCGGATGTCGTGTCGCATCTGCACTCCAAACGGAAAGACCTCCTCCGCAACATAATTGGCGGCACGGAAGAAACCACGACGGGCGTCATTCGTCTGCGCAGCATGGCTGAGAAGAAAGTCCTTAAGTTCCCAGTTATCTCCGTCAACGACGCCGACACTAAGCATATGTTCGACAATCGGTATGGCACCGGCCAGTCCACCATGGACGGCATCATTCGCGCCACCAACCGGTTGATCTGCGGCTCCGTCTTCGTCGTCGCCGGATACGGCTGGTGCGGACGCGGCATCGCGATGCGGGCCAAAGGCATGGGCGCCGACGTCATCGTGACCGAGGTCGATCCCTTGAAGGCATTGGAAGCCGTCATGGACGGGTATCGCGTCATGCCCATGGAAGAAGCCGCCCCCATCGGCGATTTCTTCGTGACCGTGACCGGCAACTTGAAGGTCATCCGCGGCGAACATTTCGCGAAGATGAAAGACGGCGCCATCGTCTGCAACAGCGGTCACTTTAACGTCGAGCTGGATATTCCGGCCCTGGAGAAACTGGCGAAGAAGCGGAAAGTCGTCCGCGACGGCGTCGAGCAGTTCACCTACAAAAACGGCAACCGCGTGAGCCTTCTCGGCGAAGGCCGCTTGGTCAATCTCGCCACCGCCGAAGGCCATCCCTCCAGCGTCATGGACATGAGCTTCGCGAACCAGGCGCTCGCAGCAGAATATATTGTAAAGAACTACAAGATGCTCGAGAAGAAGGTCTACCCGGTCCCAGCCATCATCGATAAAGAAATCTCGCGCCTCAAGCTCGCCGGCATGGGCGTGAACATCGATAAGCTGACGAAGGAGCAGGAAAAGTACTTGGCCAGCTGGGAAATGGGCACATAG
- a CDS encoding GIY-YIG nuclease family protein (MaGe:77309182), translating to MITKEQILSDIRRLGKQRGGHISLDAFLAATGMKKDQLLGKFWAKWNDAIAEAGLRTVEFARPRTEEETVIDAFAQLIETLKKWPTQTELLLERSRNSSFPSIKVLRRVRNMPNFVSKLSAYCTAKENLSIAAKIAAERMEAEEVEPRLDGHAPINGYVYMMRSGRRYKIGRTTSPSRRHREVRLDLPDPTILIHTIPTDDPVGIESYWHLRFSSKRVRDTEFFTLDASDVAAFKRRKYQ from the coding sequence GTGATTACAAAAGAGCAAATCCTCTCCGACATTCGGCGCCTCGGTAAACAACGTGGGGGTCACATAAGCCTCGATGCCTTTCTTGCGGCCACTGGCATGAAGAAAGACCAGCTACTTGGCAAGTTTTGGGCTAAGTGGAATGATGCCATCGCTGAAGCGGGACTCCGAACCGTGGAATTTGCTCGTCCAAGAACGGAGGAGGAAACCGTCATTGACGCCTTTGCCCAGCTCATCGAGACGCTGAAGAAGTGGCCTACCCAAACTGAGTTGCTCTTAGAGCGCAGTCGCAATAGCTCCTTTCCGAGCATCAAAGTCTTGCGTCGAGTACGGAATATGCCAAATTTCGTCTCAAAACTCTCTGCGTACTGCACAGCGAAGGAGAATCTCTCCATCGCGGCCAAGATCGCAGCTGAGCGAATGGAAGCAGAAGAAGTTGAACCTCGGCTTGATGGCCATGCTCCTATCAATGGCTACGTTTATATGATGCGGTCTGGGCGTCGGTATAAAATTGGCCGCACCACATCTCCATCTCGGCGTCATCGTGAAGTGCGGCTTGATTTGCCTGACCCCACCATTCTGATTCACACGATCCCTACCGATGATCCTGTTGGAATTGAGTCCTACTGGCACCTTCGGTTTAGTTCTAAGCGCGTCCGGGACACTGAATTTTTTACACTCGATGCGTCTGATGTCGCCGCGTTCAAACGTCGGAAGTATCAATAG